In the genome of Burkholderia diffusa, one region contains:
- a CDS encoding glycosyltransferase: MTKEKIVHIAEAFGGGVLSMLTHLANHAAATGVDVTVLHSIRPETPTDFSTLFLPDVKLEYVDMAREVSIRQDLRSLRALVRNLRDCKPTAIHLHSSKAGVLGRIAARIAAPDARVLYSPHGLSFLRRDVSRMKQYAYLGFERVAAHIGGTIVACSGSELAEIKGRVRAKSAVLVENGVNPAEIPPRRTRGDRKVVIGMSGRASFQKNHQAFVRLADALHGADVEFRWIGGDAAEIPDPGQRRAVVCSGWVTRASALELASELDIYVQTSRWEGMPVALIEAQVAGIPAVVTDVVGNRDVVIHGVTGYVASSADEMTAYLSLLRDDRQLREEMGAAARQRAIRRFSMNAIFRQWHALYGLDTDEPHVDTRDFKPVVPDHVKA; this comes from the coding sequence ATGACCAAAGAAAAGATCGTTCATATTGCCGAGGCGTTTGGTGGCGGCGTGCTTTCGATGCTGACCCATCTCGCGAACCATGCTGCAGCAACCGGTGTCGACGTGACGGTGCTGCATTCGATCCGACCGGAAACCCCGACCGATTTTTCAACGCTGTTCCTGCCCGACGTGAAGCTCGAATACGTCGACATGGCACGCGAGGTGAGCATCAGACAGGACCTGCGGAGCTTGCGTGCGCTGGTCCGGAACCTGCGCGACTGCAAGCCGACCGCCATTCATCTGCACTCGTCGAAGGCCGGCGTGCTGGGGCGTATCGCCGCGCGGATCGCGGCCCCGGACGCGAGGGTCCTCTACTCGCCGCACGGGCTCTCGTTCCTGCGCCGCGACGTATCGCGCATGAAGCAGTACGCTTATCTGGGCTTCGAACGCGTCGCGGCGCATATCGGCGGAACCATCGTCGCGTGCTCGGGCAGCGAACTCGCCGAAATCAAGGGAAGGGTCCGGGCGAAGTCGGCGGTCCTGGTGGAAAACGGCGTGAATCCGGCGGAGATTCCGCCGCGTCGAACGCGCGGCGATCGCAAGGTCGTCATCGGGATGAGCGGTCGGGCATCGTTCCAGAAGAATCATCAAGCATTCGTGCGTCTCGCCGATGCGCTGCACGGCGCGGACGTCGAGTTTCGCTGGATCGGCGGTGACGCCGCCGAGATTCCCGATCCCGGCCAGCGCCGCGCCGTCGTCTGCAGCGGCTGGGTAACGCGCGCTAGTGCACTCGAGCTGGCGTCGGAACTGGACATCTACGTCCAGACTTCCCGCTGGGAAGGCATGCCGGTCGCGTTGATCGAGGCGCAGGTCGCCGGCATACCGGCCGTGGTGACGGACGTCGTGGGCAATCGCGACGTGGTGATTCACGGTGTGACCGGCTACGTCGCGTCGAGCGCCGACGAGATGACCGCATATCTGAGCCTGCTCCGCGACGATCGGCAGCTTCGCGAGGAAATGGGTGCGGCAGCCCGGCAACGGGCGATTCGGCGATTTTCGATGAACGCGATCTTCCGTCAGTGGCACGCGCTTTACGGGCTCGACACCGACGAGCCGCATGTCGATACGCGCGACTTCAAGCCGGTTGTGCCGGATCACGTCAAAGCCTGA
- a CDS encoding polysaccharide biosynthesis/export family protein translates to MSITTQPESTLGAPRPRVAGSRRAPWLSRMAIVAAAYALSACALSPGMTYRAPADHDANARVSADASGSGGLDGVQNVSREELIEITPAFVAQQHAGQHADVDAEIRQLFGKPKPYAIGPGDVLGIVVWDHPELNLPTTQTMGSGDGVGASSVSTGYTVDADGNVQFAYAGLVHVAGLTEAQARALLTKRLGEYVRKPQIALRVQTYRSKRVYLDGEVRTPGLQIVNDMPMTLPEAIDRAGGFTATADRSQVSVTRGDKTVNVSLPALIAAGVNPSNILLRDGDLIRVRAASDAKVFVLGEVSRPATLTLTDGRMSLGEALGDTGGASQYTSDARQVFVVRRGPDNRPRVYHLDGSSPASFALADQFPLERRDVVFVDASSLVRWSRVVNLLIPSSAQGALTAKAISP, encoded by the coding sequence ATGTCAATCACCACGCAACCGGAATCGACACTCGGAGCGCCGCGGCCACGCGTGGCCGGCAGCCGTCGCGCACCGTGGCTGTCGCGCATGGCGATCGTGGCGGCCGCGTATGCGCTGAGTGCGTGTGCGCTGTCGCCGGGCATGACGTACCGGGCGCCTGCCGACCATGACGCGAATGCGCGCGTGAGCGCCGATGCGTCGGGCTCGGGCGGCCTCGACGGCGTGCAGAACGTGTCGCGCGAGGAGCTGATCGAAATCACGCCGGCATTCGTCGCGCAGCAGCATGCGGGGCAGCACGCCGACGTCGATGCGGAAATCCGTCAGCTGTTCGGCAAGCCGAAGCCATACGCGATCGGCCCCGGCGACGTGCTCGGCATCGTCGTGTGGGACCACCCCGAGTTGAACCTGCCGACGACGCAGACAATGGGGAGCGGCGACGGCGTCGGCGCCAGTTCGGTTTCGACCGGCTACACGGTCGACGCCGATGGCAACGTGCAGTTCGCGTATGCGGGCCTCGTGCACGTTGCGGGGTTGACCGAGGCGCAGGCGCGCGCGCTGCTGACCAAGCGGCTCGGCGAATACGTGCGCAAGCCGCAGATCGCACTGCGCGTGCAGACGTATCGCAGCAAGCGTGTCTATCTCGATGGGGAGGTGCGCACGCCGGGTCTGCAGATCGTCAACGACATGCCGATGACGCTGCCCGAGGCGATCGACCGCGCGGGCGGCTTCACCGCGACGGCCGACCGCTCGCAGGTTTCCGTCACGCGCGGCGACAAGACGGTGAACGTGAGCCTGCCCGCGTTGATCGCCGCGGGCGTCAACCCGTCGAACATCCTGCTGCGCGACGGCGATCTGATACGCGTACGCGCGGCGAGCGACGCGAAGGTGTTCGTCCTCGGCGAAGTGTCGCGGCCCGCGACGCTGACGCTGACCGACGGCCGAATGAGCCTCGGCGAAGCGCTCGGCGACACGGGCGGCGCGAGCCAGTACACGTCGGATGCGCGCCAGGTGTTCGTCGTGCGTCGCGGCCCGGACAACCGTCCACGGGTGTATCACCTCGACGGCAGTTCGCCCGCGTCGTTCGCGCTGGCCGACCAGTTTCCGCTCGAGCGTCGCGACGTCGTGTTCGTCGATGCGTCGTCGCTGGTGCGCTGGAGCCGCGTCGTCAACCTGCTGATTCCGTCGTCCGCGCAGGGAGCGCTGACGGCCAAGGCGATTTCGCCGTGA
- a CDS encoding glycosyltransferase family 4 protein encodes MIAFKKSKQLVYNGRFTTQKTTGVQRVARELIAALIKFQPQDPVTVLVPPQPGVEVSGAKTVKVGFYKGVIWEQLVLPLFARGDRIVNLSNSASIFAGNQIVYMHDAAVFDTPAHFSRPFRVWYRIMFWILARTSVCVLTNSRFSRDRLAHHCGVSAEKISVVPLGADHLDVLESDTSVLDKHVLTPDRFVLAVSSMNPTKNFGRLIAAFRQINDPSVDLVIVGMQNATVFGKQDHLSAAEPNIKYVGYISDEQLKALYQNAACFLYPSIYEGFGIPPLEAMRYGCPAVVGKSAALPEVCADAALYCDPYSHDDIAEKLRSLLDSAELRAELKRKGTLHAEKYRWSRSAEMMKEIFESL; translated from the coding sequence ATGATCGCTTTCAAGAAATCGAAGCAACTCGTATACAACGGCCGATTCACGACGCAGAAGACGACCGGCGTGCAACGCGTCGCGCGCGAACTGATCGCCGCACTGATCAAGTTTCAGCCGCAGGATCCCGTGACCGTGCTGGTGCCCCCGCAACCTGGCGTCGAGGTAAGCGGGGCGAAGACGGTCAAGGTGGGGTTTTACAAGGGCGTGATCTGGGAACAGCTGGTTCTCCCGTTATTCGCGCGCGGCGATCGCATCGTCAATCTCAGCAACTCGGCATCCATTTTCGCCGGCAACCAGATCGTCTACATGCACGACGCGGCGGTGTTCGACACGCCCGCGCATTTCTCTCGGCCGTTTCGCGTGTGGTACCGGATCATGTTCTGGATCCTCGCGCGAACCTCCGTTTGCGTGCTGACCAACTCCCGTTTCTCGCGCGATCGCCTCGCGCATCACTGTGGCGTTTCCGCGGAAAAGATCAGCGTCGTGCCGCTCGGTGCGGATCATCTCGATGTGCTGGAATCCGACACGAGCGTGCTCGACAAGCATGTGCTGACACCGGACCGGTTCGTGCTCGCGGTCAGCAGCATGAATCCGACCAAGAACTTCGGCCGGCTGATCGCGGCGTTCCGGCAGATCAACGATCCGTCGGTCGATCTCGTCATCGTCGGCATGCAGAACGCCACCGTGTTCGGCAAGCAGGATCATCTCTCGGCAGCCGAACCGAACATCAAGTACGTGGGCTACATCAGCGACGAGCAACTGAAGGCGCTGTACCAGAACGCGGCGTGCTTCCTCTACCCGTCGATCTACGAAGGCTTCGGCATACCGCCGCTCGAGGCAATGCGCTACGGCTGTCCGGCGGTTGTCGGAAAATCGGCCGCCTTGCCGGAAGTCTGCGCCGATGCGGCGCTGTACTGCGATCCGTATTCGCACGACGACATCGCGGAGAAATTGCGGAGCCTGCTCGATTCCGCCGAGCTCAGGGCCGAGCTCAAACGCAAGGGAACCCTGCATGCGGAGAAATATCGCTGGAGCCGAAGTGCCGAGATGATGAAGGAGATCTTCGAGTCGCTGTAG
- a CDS encoding serine aminopeptidase domain-containing protein: MKPITFGSCVGWLHEGQTTQGVILCESLGHEASWTHKLMRAIAERLAREGVTVLRFSYPCTGDSAGDDRDVGRHAASIASIHDAIDLLRDQAGVTALTLVGIRAGALFAMLAAAGIGPRPAPRVDALVALAPVVRGRAYLRELSFVHRQWLDTTSPAIRIAHRDEPCMNVLGHRFPVDFVEALKAVDLCGVVRDAPTLPGAMLLIQPDQGDGPALREALLERGVDVESDPFLEWPTTMLDGTRSRLPLAAIDTLANWITKRARGMPTGVEASSRADPTWNGESAVALDLHDMTEQVVAVGPDRLVGVLCRPADARPANPAGPAVVIANTSTNPRSGEGRFSVRLARTLARAGVTTLRIDVHGVGDSGSAALDDQSGVVYSAQSSDDVAAAADWLRALGYPEVAAAGICSGAYAALHAAVKTPSLGGVIAINLARFVWPAGLSLEAVQKQRNNSVRGYWLSVRDWQKWKRLVRERRDLRPIVRAVAANAIARVSVPAKELAARVGWKPGIDTPRGVMRELAQRDVWTTLVYGALDPGIDDVRRHFGAIECAFRRSRHVRLHLEPQVDHAVYGAVGTDIVIDLCMQALGRDSARPAARVADPAAPEATSRSYASVSVGRS, translated from the coding sequence GACGACGCAAGGCGTGATTCTGTGCGAATCACTGGGTCACGAGGCTTCGTGGACGCACAAGCTCATGCGGGCGATCGCTGAGCGGCTGGCCCGCGAGGGTGTCACGGTATTGCGATTCAGCTATCCGTGCACCGGCGACTCGGCGGGCGACGACCGCGACGTCGGTCGGCATGCCGCGAGCATTGCCAGCATTCACGATGCGATCGACCTGTTGCGCGATCAGGCCGGCGTGACCGCGCTGACGCTCGTCGGGATCCGCGCGGGCGCGCTGTTCGCGATGCTGGCCGCCGCCGGCATCGGCCCGCGCCCGGCGCCGCGCGTGGACGCGCTGGTTGCGCTGGCGCCGGTCGTGCGCGGCCGCGCCTACCTGCGCGAGCTGTCGTTCGTGCATCGCCAGTGGCTCGATACCACGTCGCCCGCAATCCGCATTGCGCATCGCGACGAACCGTGCATGAACGTGCTCGGGCACCGCTTCCCTGTCGATTTCGTCGAAGCGCTGAAGGCGGTCGATCTGTGCGGCGTCGTGCGTGATGCGCCGACGTTGCCCGGCGCGATGCTGCTGATCCAGCCCGATCAGGGTGACGGGCCGGCATTGCGCGAAGCGCTGCTCGAGCGCGGCGTGGACGTGGAGAGCGATCCGTTTCTCGAATGGCCGACGACGATGCTGGACGGCACCCGCTCGCGTTTGCCGCTCGCCGCGATCGACACGCTCGCGAACTGGATCACCAAACGCGCGCGGGGTATGCCGACTGGCGTCGAGGCCTCGTCGCGAGCAGATCCGACGTGGAATGGCGAATCGGCCGTCGCGCTCGACTTGCACGACATGACCGAGCAGGTCGTCGCGGTTGGTCCGGACCGGCTGGTCGGCGTGCTGTGCCGTCCCGCCGACGCGCGCCCGGCGAATCCGGCAGGTCCGGCGGTCGTGATCGCGAACACGTCGACGAATCCGCGCAGCGGCGAGGGGCGCTTCAGCGTGCGCCTCGCGCGCACGCTGGCACGCGCCGGCGTGACGACGCTGAGAATCGACGTGCATGGCGTCGGCGATAGCGGGTCCGCTGCGCTGGACGACCAGTCGGGTGTCGTGTATTCGGCGCAGTCGAGCGACGACGTGGCCGCTGCCGCGGACTGGCTGCGCGCGCTCGGTTACCCGGAGGTCGCCGCGGCCGGCATTTGTTCAGGTGCGTATGCGGCGTTGCATGCAGCCGTGAAGACGCCGTCGCTCGGCGGCGTGATCGCGATCAATCTCGCTCGCTTCGTGTGGCCGGCCGGGCTCTCGCTCGAGGCGGTGCAGAAGCAGCGGAACAACTCGGTGCGCGGCTACTGGCTGTCGGTGCGCGACTGGCAGAAGTGGAAGCGTCTCGTGCGGGAACGGCGCGACCTGCGGCCGATCGTGCGGGCAGTCGCCGCGAATGCGATCGCGCGGGTCAGCGTGCCGGCGAAGGAACTTGCCGCGCGCGTCGGCTGGAAGCCGGGCATCGACACGCCACGCGGCGTAATGCGCGAGCTCGCGCAGCGCGATGTATGGACGACGCTGGTTTACGGCGCGCTCGATCCCGGCATCGACGATGTCCGGCGTCACTTCGGCGCAATCGAATGCGCGTTCCGGCGCTCGCGTCACGTGCGTCTGCATCTCGAGCCGCAGGTCGACCATGCGGTGTACGGCGCGGTGGGCACGGACATCGTGATCGATCTGTGCATGCAGGCGCTGGGCCGCGACTCGGCCCGGCCGGCCGCGCGCGTCGCCGATCCGGCCGCACCCGAAGCGACGTCGCGATCGTATGCGAGCGTGTCGGTCGGGCGGTCGTGA
- a CDS encoding oligosaccharide repeat unit polymerase: MNRRARGARGGSRQRPATMRRMARARGAEGAYTGYWWEDPARLVLMFILPLYGLLSLSLLGDQKSIARIYFDGYYAFVGALFLMVVVAASWLATTEVRTRRGPPPAAVELSPRVLDFVFALALFGYALLLSGIATHPALLVAFFRGEANAYDMLDLKGRITGLSTFTQATAPYVVLYFHVFRTPVKGLNRYKIYFAVLAVLTLVRSFIFAERLALIEMVMPLALMVVRFRLGGRYSRLFTFGPYAAIPLLFGLFIANEYNRSWEAYYVNIYDNLFDFALERLGLYYSTSLNNGAGILSVLGWDQGHPMFTFDWLLRFPAIGATLQPWLDSGDSINLFLNGYADPEFNNPSGIFVHFYEWGWFGLVDALVLGWVVGRSYAGWRSGNGFWCCVHAVLFVSVMEIMRTPNLFSGRNFVPVVLLIVVFRWFAKARARAAPDAMGCRLDGNEHRRAVTLQNRAADIDSVFSR, translated from the coding sequence ATGAACCGGCGAGCGCGCGGTGCGCGGGGCGGGTCGCGACAGCGTCCGGCGACGATGCGCAGGATGGCGCGCGCGCGCGGCGCCGAAGGCGCTTATACGGGCTATTGGTGGGAAGACCCGGCGCGCCTCGTGCTGATGTTCATCCTGCCGTTGTACGGATTGCTGTCGCTCAGCCTGCTGGGTGACCAGAAGTCGATCGCGCGGATCTACTTCGACGGCTACTACGCGTTCGTCGGCGCGCTGTTCCTGATGGTGGTGGTGGCCGCGTCATGGCTCGCGACGACCGAAGTGCGAACGCGAAGAGGTCCGCCGCCTGCCGCGGTCGAACTGTCGCCTCGCGTGCTCGATTTCGTGTTCGCGCTTGCGCTGTTCGGCTATGCGTTGCTGCTGAGCGGCATCGCTACGCATCCTGCACTGCTGGTCGCATTCTTCCGGGGTGAAGCGAATGCATACGACATGCTGGATCTGAAAGGGCGTATCACGGGCCTCAGCACATTCACGCAGGCGACGGCGCCATATGTCGTGCTGTATTTCCATGTGTTCAGGACCCCGGTAAAAGGACTGAATCGCTACAAGATCTACTTCGCCGTGCTCGCGGTGCTGACGCTGGTGCGCAGCTTCATCTTCGCCGAGCGTCTCGCGCTGATCGAAATGGTGATGCCGCTTGCGCTCATGGTCGTGCGATTCAGGCTCGGCGGCAGATATTCGCGGTTGTTTACGTTTGGTCCGTATGCGGCGATCCCGCTGCTGTTCGGGCTGTTTATCGCGAACGAGTACAACCGGTCGTGGGAAGCCTATTACGTCAACATCTACGACAACCTGTTCGATTTCGCACTCGAACGTCTCGGCCTGTACTACTCGACATCGTTGAACAACGGCGCGGGAATACTGAGTGTGCTGGGGTGGGATCAGGGGCACCCGATGTTCACGTTCGACTGGCTGCTGCGATTCCCGGCCATCGGCGCGACGTTGCAGCCGTGGCTCGACTCCGGGGACAGCATCAACCTGTTCCTGAACGGCTACGCCGATCCGGAGTTCAATAATCCATCGGGGATTTTCGTTCACTTCTACGAGTGGGGCTGGTTCGGCTTGGTCGACGCACTCGTGCTTGGTTGGGTGGTTGGTCGCAGTTACGCGGGATGGCGAAGCGGGAACGGGTTCTGGTGTTGCGTCCACGCGGTGCTGTTCGTGTCGGTCATGGAAATCATGCGGACCCCAAATCTGTTCAGTGGACGGAATTTCGTGCCGGTCGTACTGCTGATCGTCGTATTCCGCTGGTTCGCCAAGGCTCGGGCACGCGCTGCGCCCGATGCCATGGGCTGCCGGCTCGATGGAAATGAACACAGGCGTGCCGTCACGCTTCAGAATCGCGCCGCGGACATCGATTCAGTGTTCTCGCGATAA
- a CDS encoding polysaccharide biosynthesis tyrosine autokinase, with protein MTSSTLPDPHSGLALRPSFPVRRYWGMLYGGRRLILCTTLAGALIGAVYALCAAPVYRTDILFQVEQSPTDSKSTSPTGDPSSVFDLKTDASTEIEVLKSRAVLDRAIDSTNLAVDARPHYLPLIGWRFVNAADGVSSPLPGGYVYGTERIDVPTFDVPKRLLGKRFALTVGDDGAYTLQRIGWFGRTGPAWQGRIGQPLHVETPQGPLDIFVRAVAGKPGARFDLTRYSDEEATAWLQKNALISERGKQSNMIGVTLDGTDPMHDSRVLNAIGDAYLAQNTQRKSEAADKLIRFMDAQLPQLKAQLEKAEGRFNAFRASHGTVNTSDEALALRQQSVDIETRVQTLQQRREELLTRFMPKHPAVVAVDAQLSDAQRSLDMTRKQIQQLPAVEQGVLQLQRDVAVDTALYTNLLNTRQQMMLARASKTGTVRIVDTAKVAEQPIGPHRGVAVVALLMVGLLAGAAIVIVRQRVVGTIGDAEEIEWTTGLPVFATVPHSPVAAQAELRPKAGRRGARAPVAPVVVQDAALESLRNFRAALQLSMPDASNPVVLISGPTTGVGKSFVAANIASLVGAAKRRVLLVDADLRKGSLHERFRYSRAPGLSDVVAGTHRLDEAIKRGVVPGLDFIAMGSIVPDPGELLLQPALAELIEQAASRYDMVVIDGPPLLPVADALVLGRLAGTVFLVARSGVTTLAELDESARRLEHAHIDVRGVVLNDYKGAPGRYDYGYTDTNTHQAASGYAGVIAPRQRVERAS; from the coding sequence ATGACTTCTTCGACCCTGCCCGACCCGCATAGCGGGCTCGCCTTGCGTCCGTCCTTTCCGGTGCGCCGCTATTGGGGCATGCTGTACGGCGGCCGGCGCCTGATCCTTTGCACGACGCTCGCGGGCGCGCTCATCGGCGCGGTGTATGCGCTGTGTGCAGCCCCGGTCTACCGAACCGACATCCTGTTCCAGGTCGAGCAAAGCCCGACAGACTCGAAGTCGACGTCGCCGACCGGCGATCCGTCGTCGGTCTTCGACCTGAAGACGGACGCATCGACCGAGATCGAAGTGCTGAAATCCCGCGCTGTGCTCGATCGCGCGATCGACAGCACCAATCTGGCCGTCGATGCACGACCGCACTACCTGCCGCTGATTGGCTGGCGGTTCGTGAACGCGGCCGACGGGGTGTCGTCGCCGCTGCCGGGCGGCTACGTGTACGGCACGGAGCGCATCGACGTGCCGACCTTCGACGTGCCCAAGCGCCTGCTCGGCAAGCGGTTCGCGCTCACTGTCGGCGACGACGGCGCCTACACGCTGCAACGTATCGGCTGGTTCGGCCGAACTGGCCCGGCATGGCAGGGGCGCATCGGGCAGCCGCTGCATGTCGAGACGCCGCAGGGCCCGCTCGACATTTTCGTGCGCGCGGTGGCCGGCAAGCCCGGCGCACGCTTCGACCTGACGCGCTACAGCGACGAGGAGGCGACGGCCTGGCTGCAGAAGAACGCGCTGATCTCGGAGCGTGGCAAGCAATCGAACATGATCGGCGTGACGCTCGACGGCACCGATCCCATGCACGACAGCCGTGTGCTGAATGCGATCGGCGACGCGTACCTGGCACAGAACACACAGCGCAAGTCCGAGGCGGCCGACAAGCTGATCCGCTTCATGGACGCCCAGTTGCCGCAGCTCAAGGCGCAGCTCGAAAAGGCGGAAGGCCGGTTCAACGCATTCCGGGCTTCGCACGGGACGGTCAATACGAGCGACGAGGCACTGGCGTTGCGTCAGCAGTCGGTCGACATCGAGACGCGCGTGCAGACGTTGCAGCAGCGGCGCGAAGAATTGCTGACGCGCTTCATGCCGAAGCATCCGGCCGTGGTGGCCGTCGATGCCCAGCTCTCCGACGCGCAGCGTTCGCTCGATATGACGCGCAAGCAGATTCAGCAGCTGCCTGCCGTCGAACAGGGCGTGCTGCAACTGCAGCGCGATGTGGCAGTCGATACTGCGTTGTACACGAACCTGCTCAATACGCGACAGCAGATGATGCTCGCGAGGGCCAGCAAGACCGGCACCGTGCGGATCGTCGATACGGCGAAGGTCGCCGAGCAGCCGATCGGCCCGCATCGAGGGGTTGCCGTGGTCGCTCTGTTGATGGTGGGCCTGCTGGCAGGTGCGGCAATCGTGATCGTCCGGCAGCGCGTCGTCGGGACGATCGGCGATGCCGAGGAAATCGAATGGACGACGGGGCTGCCCGTGTTCGCGACCGTGCCGCACAGCCCGGTCGCGGCGCAAGCGGAGTTGCGCCCGAAGGCTGGCCGGCGCGGCGCGCGCGCGCCGGTTGCGCCGGTCGTCGTGCAGGACGCGGCGCTCGAGAGCCTGCGCAATTTCCGTGCGGCGCTGCAACTGTCGATGCCGGACGCGTCGAATCCCGTCGTACTGATTTCCGGGCCGACGACGGGTGTCGGCAAGTCGTTCGTCGCCGCGAATATCGCGTCGCTCGTCGGCGCGGCGAAGCGACGAGTCCTGCTGGTCGATGCCGACCTGCGCAAGGGATCGTTGCACGAGCGATTCCGCTATAGCCGCGCGCCGGGCCTGTCGGACGTGGTGGCTGGCACCCACCGGCTCGACGAGGCGATCAAGCGCGGCGTCGTGCCGGGTCTCGATTTCATCGCGATGGGCAGCATCGTGCCCGATCCGGGCGAACTGCTGCTGCAGCCCGCGCTTGCCGAACTGATCGAGCAGGCCGCATCGCGCTACGACATGGTCGTGATCGACGGCCCGCCGTTGCTGCCGGTTGCCGATGCGCTGGTGCTCGGCCGCCTCGCGGGAACCGTGTTCCTCGTCGCGCGCAGCGGCGTCACGACGCTCGCCGAACTCGATGAAAGCGCGCGACGGCTCGAACACGCGCATATCGACGTTCGCGGTGTGGTGCTGAACGATTACAAAGGCGCGCCGGGACGGTACGACTACGGCTATACGGATACGAACACGCACCAGGCCGCGTCGGGATATGCAGGGGTGATCGCGCCGCGGCAACGGGTGGAACGGGCGTCATGA
- a CDS encoding acyltransferase family protein produces the protein MAIHKQKFEILDGLRGIAAISVMLMHFLQDLPIPILQSAYLSVDVFFMLSGFILTHSYGERLRQESWWGEYLKRRVIRLYPMICIGLTIGVVSLVVMRIHSSAAFSPGNLAAATGQNYFLVPYLGRFSVSGFVGGANHGLPAVDDPGVFPLNPPAWSLFFELFASVVLIAAIRLNARNLLRLAYACLGAFVVYGWLVGLDNDKLTVILNQGWSADNFIGGFFRVGYGFLLGVAIGKMHDASFSGRPRWFVAGLIKNDYLLFGAFLLVVAFPTSIKGMYALAVLLFVAPALVYRGAMLAPSGKMIARISEFLGWISYPLYCVHYPIGRLVFAYAPHGDIHVVRTAMLAAGISIVSAAVLAKFVEEPIRSHLGKRLFGDRRAAAGSTVNVV, from the coding sequence ATGGCTATTCACAAGCAGAAGTTTGAAATTCTGGACGGATTGCGCGGCATTGCGGCAATCAGTGTGATGCTCATGCATTTCCTTCAGGATCTACCGATTCCGATACTGCAGAGCGCGTATCTTTCGGTGGACGTTTTCTTCATGCTGAGCGGATTCATCCTGACGCACTCCTACGGCGAAAGATTGCGTCAGGAGTCTTGGTGGGGCGAGTATTTGAAGCGCCGCGTGATACGTCTGTATCCGATGATATGCATCGGGCTCACGATCGGGGTCGTGAGCCTCGTCGTCATGCGTATCCACTCGTCGGCGGCGTTCTCGCCGGGTAACCTCGCGGCAGCCACCGGCCAGAATTATTTTCTCGTCCCGTATCTCGGTCGTTTCTCGGTGTCGGGCTTCGTCGGCGGGGCGAATCACGGCTTGCCGGCGGTCGATGACCCAGGGGTGTTTCCTCTGAATCCGCCTGCGTGGTCGCTGTTCTTCGAGTTGTTCGCGAGTGTCGTCCTGATCGCGGCGATCAGATTGAACGCGCGGAATTTGCTGCGACTGGCGTATGCGTGTCTCGGCGCTTTCGTCGTGTATGGATGGCTCGTGGGCCTCGACAACGACAAGCTGACCGTCATCCTGAATCAGGGCTGGTCGGCCGACAACTTCATCGGCGGATTCTTCAGGGTTGGCTACGGATTCCTGCTGGGCGTTGCGATTGGAAAGATGCACGATGCCAGTTTCTCGGGCAGGCCGCGCTGGTTCGTCGCCGGGCTCATCAAGAACGACTATTTGCTGTTTGGCGCTTTCCTGCTGGTTGTCGCGTTTCCGACGTCGATCAAGGGGATGTACGCGCTGGCAGTGCTGTTGTTCGTCGCGCCTGCGCTGGTTTACCGGGGCGCCATGCTGGCGCCGAGCGGCAAGATGATTGCACGGATCAGTGAATTCCTGGGCTGGATCTCGTACCCGCTCTATTGCGTTCATTACCCGATCGGCAGGCTGGTGTTCGCGTATGCACCCCACGGCGACATCCACGTCGTCAGAACGGCGATGCTTGCCGCGGGCATTTCGATCGTCTCCGCTGCCGTCCTCGCGAAATTCGTCGAGGAGCCGATCAGGTCGCATCTCGGCAAGCGCCTGTTCGGAGATCGACGGGCCGCAGCCGGCAGCACGGTCAACGTCGTGTAA